From Brassica oleracea var. oleracea cultivar TO1000 chromosome C3, BOL, whole genome shotgun sequence, a single genomic window includes:
- the LOC106328407 gene encoding AP2/ERF and B3 domain-containing transcription repressor TEM1: MDYSCIDDNTSNTSETLSMSKKTPPQATMRLYRMGSGGSSVVLDLENGVETESSRKLPSSKFKGVVPQPNGRWGAQIYEKHQRVWLGTFNEEEEAAASYDIAARRFRGRDAVTNFKSPSSDAESAFLEAHSKAEIVDMLRKHTYADELRQSERKFLDGDGNGKKRRESKTTVTDENDGVLREVLFEKAVTPSDVGKLNRLVIPKQHAEKHFPLPVSVTPSPTKGVLINLEDRTGKVWRFRYSYWNSSQSYVLTKGWSRFVKEKNLRAGDVVCFERSSGPDQQLYIDWKVRSGIEKTTSVQTVVRLFGVNIFNATTNANTNDAVGESSSKKRSREVDLFALGCSKKQAIINVL, translated from the coding sequence ATGGATTACAGCTGTATAGACGACAACACTAGCAACACTTCAGAAACTCTCTCCATGTCTAAGAAGACACCTCCTCAGGCGACGATGCGTCTCTACAGAATGGGAAGCGGCGGAAGCAGCGTGGTTCTTGATTTAGAGAACGGCGTCGAGACAGAGTCGTCGCGTAAGCTCCCGTCGTCGAAGTTCAAAGGCGTCGTCCCTCAGCCTAACGGAAGGTGGGGAGCTCAGATTTACGAGAAGCACCAGCGCGTGTGGTTAGGCACGTTCAACGAGGAGGAGGAAGCCGCGGCTTCCTACGACATCGCCGCTCGGAGATTCCGCGGTCGAGACGCCGTCACGAACTTCAAGTCGCCGTCGAGTGACGCGGAGTCTGCTTTCCTCGAGGCTCATTCCAAGGCTGAGATCGTTGACATGCTGAGGAAGCACACTTACGCCGACGAGCTTCGACAGAGCGAAAGGAAGTTTCTTGACGGCGACGGTAACGGAAAAAAACGACGCGAGTCGAAGACGACGGTGACTGACGAAAACGACGGCGTTTTGAGAGAAGTGCTTTTCGAGAAAGCCGTTACGCCGAGCGACGTCGGGAAGCTTAACCGGTTGGTTATACCGAAACAGCACGCGGAGAAGCATTTTCCGTTACCGGTTTCGGTTACTCCGTCACCGACGAAAGGCGTTTTGATTAATTTGGAAGACAGAACGGGGAAAGTGTGGCGGTTCCGTTACTCGTACTGGAACAGCAGTCAAAGTTACGTGTTGACCAAGGGGTGGAGCCGGTTCGTTAAAGAGAAGAATCTCAGAGCCGGTGATGTGGTTTGCTTCGAGAGATCGAGCGGACCGGACCAGCAATTGTATATTGACTGGAAAGTCCGGTCTGGTATTGAGAAAACTACCTCGGTTCAGACTGTGGTTAGGCTTTTCGGGGTCAACATTTTCAATGCGACGACTAACGCTAACACAAACGACGCCGTAGGGGAGAGCAGTAGCAAGAAGAGATCTCGGGAAGTTGATTTGTTTGCGTTAGGATGTTCCAAGAAGCAGGCCATAATCAACGTCTTGTGA